Proteins encoded in a region of the Planctomycetota bacterium genome:
- a CDS encoding UbiA family prenyltransferase, whose product MPACDSSPLWWDIVRQTVWGKRGLSKSGTLWLPIAFVLSTGVAPSHAAPWFACVLLFAASVCRTQGLILANDLADRSEDTVAGKSRWVLRTSAPAGIGVVVVLLAAGAAIVWAAGAPIAASAAYIAAVALGLVYSLPPLRLKERGWAGLGAYAASCAAAYAVLPWAWLGGTPTALTVLVIAVSLDRWVNLHFHQVIDHESDAASGTRTYAVAAGLPRARLTLAWAARLASLALAAVLAFLGVVLPLTATPLLATAAAIALGAALHARAVRRRPSASSLVRELPSYYLGLTFALFRVLPVLLLARLAWADAMMWIPAALAALTSLLESALSLRYRYQ is encoded by the coding sequence ATGCCAGCCTGTGACTCGAGCCCGCTCTGGTGGGACATCGTGCGGCAGACGGTCTGGGGCAAGCGCGGCCTGAGCAAGTCGGGCACGCTCTGGCTCCCGATCGCGTTCGTCCTCTCAACCGGCGTCGCCCCCTCTCATGCAGCCCCCTGGTTCGCCTGTGTTCTGCTCTTCGCCGCAAGCGTCTGCCGCACCCAGGGCCTCATCCTGGCCAACGACCTGGCCGACCGCTCCGAGGACACGGTGGCGGGCAAGTCCCGCTGGGTCCTTCGCACATCCGCCCCTGCGGGCATCGGGGTAGTCGTCGTGCTCCTGGCCGCGGGCGCTGCAATCGTATGGGCTGCCGGCGCACCCATCGCCGCTTCCGCAGCCTACATCGCCGCGGTGGCCCTCGGGCTGGTCTACTCGCTGCCCCCCCTCCGCCTCAAGGAGCGGGGGTGGGCGGGCCTCGGCGCCTATGCGGCCTCCTGTGCGGCCGCCTATGCTGTGCTGCCCTGGGCGTGGCTCGGGGGCACTCCCACCGCACTCACGGTGCTGGTCATCGCGGTGTCCCTGGACCGCTGGGTCAACCTGCACTTCCACCAAGTGATAGACCATGAGAGCGACGCGGCCTCCGGCACCCGCACATATGCCGTGGCAGCGGGCCTCCCCCGCGCCCGCCTGACGCTCGCGTGGGCAGCGCGCCTGGCGTCGCTGGCGCTGGCAGCCGTCCTTGCATTCCTCGGTGTCGTCTTGCCGCTCACAGCGACCCCGCTTCTCGCCACGGCGGCGGCCATCGCGCTCGGAGCCGCCCTCCACGCTCGGGCGGTGAGGAGGCGGCCCAGCGCGTCCTCCCTCGTTCGCGAACTGCCGTCATACTACCTTGGCCTCACTTTCGCCCTCTTCCGCGTCCTGCCCGTGCTCCTCCTCGCCAGGCTGGCCTGGGCTGACGCGATGATGTGGATTCCTGCCGCACTCGCCGCCCTGACCTCTCTCCTCGAGTCCGCGCTCTCGCTCCGCTATCGCTACCAGTGA